TGTCTGTGTCTTAACCGCTCTGAGGCTCTCAGCTGTGTCTTCTGGTCACTAGTGTAGTGACCTCCAAGTGTCCTCCCTTCCCTACATCATCTCTGTGTAATTTTCTGGTTCTAATATACTTTTTAAGAATTATGCCTGGAGAGGCTGTAGGCCAGGGCCTGGCCCTCCTAGATTTATGACCACATGAACTTTCTTAGGGAAATGCACTGAGCAACATTGACAAGTAAACAATACGATTGCAGTCTTGCACTAGCCAGCTTTATAATTTCATCCAATTTAATTCCGTAtgtctcagttttcctcatctctgaGAAGTAGAAATTCACCTGGATGATCACTAACGTTCCTCTCAGTCTTAACATCCTGTAAGTCTGTGATTCCTTTGTGGCAAGATCTGGAACTAAATCCAGCAGAGAAGGAATTGTTAGCCATTAAAGAGATTATCCTAAATTTCCAAGTGCATTGTTGTGCCGGTGGGAGAGTCTTGGAGAGTCTGCAAAAATGGATGGGTTGTTATCTATCTGAAGTTGCACAGAGCTGAGATGGAAGAGATGACCTTATAATGTGTATAATTATGATTAAGTTATTTCATTACTCTTCCCTGGTGGAATTCTTAAATGAAAAATAGGAACtatctttcctccccctccctctcacaCAGCAAAGGCACACAcgcctcacagacatagaagccACGATAAAGCTCCCAGCGGAGCTGCCTGATAGCCACATCTGCACAGAGTCcatggcttcatttttttttttctccagttgtAAAGTAGGATTATTTCAAAGAAGATTAAactattaatttaattaatgtaATTACTTGAACAGGAAAGAAGCATAATTGCTACCAAATAAATGGAGCAGAGGATGAAAGCCATGAAGGAACTCTGTGACatcatttattatcttatttttaaaaataagtttattatgcttatattatgtatattatgcttattttttaagttaaaacatACTGAgttaagcatttattgagctatGCCCactttgtcattttatttcattggtaATTGGAATTGATCTGTGGGAAaaatatgtttgcttttattggTTGAATTTGGCCTAGTTGAACCAATTTTCAAAGAAGCTATTTTTATGACATTTCATCCGAAATTCCTACTTAAATCGCCAAGCCTTGCCTTTTTTAGCCACTACTGCTATTTTACTTCACTTCTTCGCAATGTTCTTCAGAAGGGAATAAAATTAATCAGGCAGGAACCTCAAGTGCAAGggttattttatttcagatattggCAGAAGACAATTTAATTCACTTCCTCAAACATTTGAGCAAAAGTctcagctgagtaatattcaggATATGAATATGAGGAAGACATAATCTCAGGGAACTACAGTGCAGAAATATAAGACAGCCATGTTCATAAATAAATACACTGCAAGGCAAAATACACGTCACTCTGCCTAGActgttcctccccacccctgtccagctctctccctcccttgatGCCTCTTATTCTGTATGTTCTCTTGTTGtgtgtcttcctttcttttaattttgtttttctaagatCAAGGGACGTAGGAGTCCTGTCTGTTCATTCCTGTTTCCCCAGTGCCTATTATATgcacttaatacatttttattgaagggaatttattataatttaatctAAATTAGAAgtgataaaaattaaatgatttaggAGCCTTCAAAAGAGGAGGCTCTTCCTTGTGGTTGGGCAAATAAGCCAAGGCTCTGGGCATTTCTGTTTAAGATGGAGCTGGAAAAATGGGTAACATTTAAAACTTAGAGGagtgggttgcttgtttttttgttactgagttgtatgagttgtctGTATATTCTGggagttaagcccttgtcagtcgtatcatttgcatatgttttctcccattccgtaggttgtctttttgttttgtttactgtttcctttgctgtgtgaaagcttataagtttaattaggccccattcgtttatttttgcttttatttctattgccttggtagactgccctaggagaacattgctatgatttatatcagggaatgttttgcctatgttctccaacgaagacatacaaatggccaatagacacattaaaaatgttaggattgctaattaccagagaaattcaaatcaaaactacaatgaggtatcacctcacatgggtcagaatggccatcattaaaaagtccacaaataatgaatgctagagagggtgtggagaaaagggaaccctcctacgctgttggtgggaatgtggtttggtgcagctactatggaaaacagtatggaggttccttcaaaaactgaaaatagacttacctatgatccagcaatcccactccttggcatccatctgaaggaaactctaattctaaaagatatgtgcaccccaatgttcatagcagcactatttacaatagccaagacatggaagcaacctaaatgtccatcagcagatgcctggataaagaagttgtggtgtatatatgcacagtggaatactactcagccattaaaaagaataagataataccatttgcagataaatacataaaataaacaacaaggtcctactatacagcacaaggaactatattcaataccttataatcctataatgagaaataatatgaaaaggactatatatacatatatataactaaatcactatggcgtacaccagaaattagtaCAACATTGTACatcgactatacctcaatttaaagtaaaacaaaagttaGAGAGAGGAGCCATTCAAGGCAAAAGGAATAGTAAGCAACAAAGGAAAATGAGCCACAAAAACAAAGGACATACTTGCAAAGCATCTCATAAAATTTGactgcagttcttttttttttactttaaaatatgttaagttaTTGTGTTAATACAGAAAATTATCACTTAATCTGACTATTTAGAGTTTAGTTTTTCTGCTGTAAGTTCTTAATCAAACCTGAAAGAACTTCTACCTTTTCCTTTGGATTGAGGTGAGAGAGTTGGAGAACCAACATGTAGCAGTGACTTACCATATGACAGATCCTGCTTGACCCTTGACACAgattgcctcatttaatcctcatcattCCCCTGTGAAGAAGACACTACCATCATCCCCACATacggaagaggaaactgaagtttgggGAGATTAGGTAGCTTGCCCCAGTTAGACAGCGAGTAAGGGGTGAAGCCAACGTTCTAACCCCAACAGCTGATGACAGAATCCTTTTTCTCTTAACTATGCTGCAGATGAATATCTGGTGCCTCTCCAAGGAGTCAGAGGCCTATTTGAGAACCTGTGAAGAGCCAGAGAAGGATAAAAGGCTGGAACTTAGGGCAGCCGTGGATGGCTTGAGAAATAGCATGAGGTCAGGTTTCTTGGATAAGGCAGAAAAGACTCCAGAATTAAAGATGTGTTATGAGTATCATGAACTCgagatgttttttaaaacacgAGAGAAATCAAACAGTTTGAAAGACAACAGTTTTGAACATGGACATCAGTTCTGAACATCCCCCTTGTTTGGGGGATGTGGGAATTTGGGACCAGTGGAACTGATTTGACAGAAGCAACGATGAGCTCAGTTGCTGTTGAAAGTGGCTTCCATTTCATTGGTAACATGGCAGGAGCTGTGATGTCAGGTCACCTGAGTTGCAGGAACAGCTCTCTTGCTCTTTTGTTGCAGAAGAAAACCAATGCAGTCCATGTGAAACCGGTAGTAACCCGTATTCTGTAAACATTTCTCTTGTAGGAAATGTATTTGTGGTGAGCCTAGCAATCGCAGACCTGGTGGTGGCTGTTTATCCATACCCTTTGGTGCTAACATCTATACTTAACAATGGCTGGAACCTGGGATATCTGCACTGCCAAGTTAGTGGCTTCCTGATGGGCCTGAGTGTCATTGGCTCCATATTCAACATCACGGGAATTGCCATCAACCGCTACTGCTGCATCTGCCACAGCCTCAGGTACGACCAGTTGTTCAGCACCAGGAACGCCCTCTGCTGTGTGCTCCTGATATGGATGCTGACGCTCGTGGCGGTCCTGCCCAACGTGTGCGTGGGGACCCTGCAGTACGACCCGAGGGTCTACTCCTGCACGTTCACGCAGTCCGTCAGCTCGGCGTACACGATCACCGTGGTGGTTTTCCACTTCCTTCTTCCTATCGTCATAGTCAGCTTCTGCTACCTAAGAATATGGGTCCTGGTTCTTCAGGTCAGATGGAGGGTGAGACCTGACAGCAAACCCAGACTGAAACCGCAGGACTTCAGGAATTTCATCACCATGTTTGTGGTCTTTGTACTTTTTGCCATTTGCTGGGCTCCTCTAAACTTCATTGGTCTCGTTGTGGCCTCGGACCCTGCCATGGTCCCCAGGATCCCAGAGTGGCTGTTTGTGACCAGTTACTATATGGCGTATTTCAACAGCTGCCTCAATGCAATTATATATGGACTGCTGAACCAGAATTTCAGGCAGGAATACAGAAGAATTATCGTCTCATTGTGTACAGCCAAGATGTTCTTTGTGGATAGTTCTAATAATGTAGCAGATAGAATTAAATGCAAACCCTCTCCATTAGTGACCAACCATAACCTAATTAAGGTGGACCCTGTTTAAAAAAGCAGAGCATTATTGGCAAGATGTGAACACTGCTCAAAGTCTTACTCGTTTTCATGTTTGCTCCCTCTTGACGGATGCCTAGAAAAACAGTGTGGTTGAGAAACTTACCCTCTGAAGAGACTGCCTCTACAGTTCCTGAGCTAACGTGCAGCCAGCCTTTTGAACACGTCTCTAATTCTCCGTATCACGAGAAACACAGAACGTATACTGAGTTATATGCTCATTAAAGAATATGGTTCAGGGACAGAGTTGgggtaattttaaataaaaatgcttaatattttcAAGTGGAGAAGAGTGTACAACCTCTTCTTTTATTGCCAGTGAGTGCCACAAAGGTAGCAATTACTTTTTCCCTtcactttttgaaaatttctaGTAGAAAAgcaaatgatgtattttatttagaaatgagtACATGGaacaaaaaggagaaagtgaGGTGAGTGACTCATTACACAGTGAAAAGCTGCAAATAAACCAGTGAATAACAACAACCATAACCACTACCACAAAGTCTTCGACCAGCAGTGTTAGCACTGGGTAGCTGGAGTTACAATCACAACTGTTTGTCACTCTCTATTAAAAGTTGCACATTCAAGTAGATGAAGGACTAACTACATGACAGAGCTCTTTTTCAGATGTCAATGACCATATTATTCCAAAACAATAGCTGCATGTAGAACTCTATTCAACTTTGTTAGACTTTTGGCTTCTTATTATTTTGTCACTGAAGATCATCATCATTCATGTCACTGACCAGCATTTTGAGTTGATCTCTGTTAATTTATTTAGTCATCTAATCTGTTCAGTTAAAAATGCCAAAGAATTAAAGAGCTGTAGATTCTTAGATACATGTGTTACGTGTGATGAATGTGTTCTAGACTGATAATTTGAGCAAGCAAATATCTAGACCAGAGTTTTCCTTTTATAGGTATCTCAAAACAATGTTCTTTAAtaattcatttcagttttaattGCCCTAATAATACTTAAAgtctagaattaaaaaataaaaaagcttgaGTAAACTATGGTGTCATAATCCATGGCTCTCGTTTACCCCAAATAGCTGTTTGGAGCTACTGTGAGGTTTGTAGCATGGAGTGCTTTGCAGGAAATCAGAACCATGTTTTCTTGTATGTTAGAGTTCTGCAACAAAACTGTCACATTCTAGAAGGAATTGGTGATTGGCATCTATATGCAGATAAGAAAAAGCAATCTGAATGTGTTTATTGAGGTCTCTATAGCTAGATAATCAGGATCTCCTTGGAAAGTTCGAGggtcaattattttaaaaggctcCTTTGATAATCCTGTTCATCAAGCACGTTTGGGAAACACTCAGTTATGGTTTGTGGTGATGGGGGGGGGGTGATAGTAAtggggggtgggtgtgtgtggcGTTGACAACAAGCCCCAGTAGGAAGCCACTTTCTACTCTCTCTGGAAGAGCACAGCACAGCAGTGTCCGCCTGGCTGTCTCTGGGATATATATCAAACAGTACCTTTTCTCATAATAAACCCCATGGGTTACTTCTCAGGTGCTTTCAAAGTAAGCATTTTATCATAATATCCGTCTGCAGTATTGCTAAAGCTAAATTTCCAGAGCAGTCTTCTGGGCCTCTTATGCAATACAGTAAATCGATTGTAAATcatctaacttaaaaaaaaaaagaaagttagctTTAAGAAAGGAAACTTCCCTAATACTACTTTTTCTGGTTATGCCATAAACATAAGCCCAGGAGACAGGTAGACAGGTAAGGCATTTCAGGTAAATATTGTTGGAGTTCTTAGAGCTCCAGTATCTGAGCTAGATTCTCCGTGCCAGTGAGTTACTCCATCTCTTTATTTCCCTGCTGTTTATGCGTTTTTATTATGCACCTTCTCTAAACACAACATGTTCTTTTTGTGAATTAGAGAACAGACGAAAAGGAAAACTTCTGTAACTTATCATTCAGAGATTGTAAGATCGGCCGCTGAAATTATGATGatcatttttattccttccatgttccaagtctttaaaaaatatgacttgGTTTAGTTCTCATAATAGTCTTTAGACATTCATAATCCCCTCACACCTTACAGGTACATGTAATCCAGTTTTCAGGGATGGTGTTTCTCCTTAAAATCCAAAGAACAGTAAACAAAATGCTGATTCTGTAGGCAGTAGGCAGGCCATTTCATGGACAGCCAGGCAACTTCCAAACAATTCctgtgaattttttcttttttttctttttttattgaagtatagttgatttactatgttgtgttaatttctggtgtacagcacagtgattcatttatatttatatatatattccttttcatgttctttttcattataggccattacaaggtattgaatatagttccctgtgctatacggtaggaccttattgtttatctattttataagaCCAATTTGGCACCCAGTAAgtaattgttaaataaatgaatgaattattgaTCTATAGATTAGAAATTAGTATCTTTTGCATCTGTTTACAGTTAATATATAGTAGTGAGAGGAGAGGGGTTAAAAAGCCAAGTAACATTCATGTCATCATTAATGACACAGTATTACTTTTCTAAGTGCAGTGTCTTAAGTAGTCAGTTTCTAAAAGGCTCTACCTGGAAATTAAGTAGTGGGTTATCTATGCTACTTCTGCTTCCCTTCAATAAACCTGCCTTTTAGCccttattaaaatatatgtgttgGATTTTCTGTAGAAACTAGCTCAACAAGACATGGGAGGTATCACACTTAGAACCAATAAATATGAAGTTGGAGTCATTTCTACTAGTTATGAATTTTCAAGTGCCTAGTCCCGTTGAAAGGGAGACTGAAATGctcaggagagaaggaaggaaaatgagtaTCTGTTTTAAGACTTTCTTTTATGCCTCAGTCTGCGAACCCAGGCTTTTGAAAAGAGAAGTGTCTCACGCTAGGGCTACAGCCATTTCTAGCACAATTGTTTCACACAAAGACACTTCTAAGAGATTCAGAGAGCAGGTGCTTCAGAAGCCGAGAAGGTTCCACCTGAGTGCCCTCAACCATCTTTTCTCAGTCCCGGGCAAGCACGGAAGTGGTATTTCAGCTCTGCCAGCTACATAAATCTATCTGTAGAACTTCATGTTGCTCTCGTCCAAAGGAAACATGCTACCTCAAAAGCAAAGCACCACAAATTAAACCaagaacaaacaataaacatgcttaaataagttcattaatgTCAGTGTGTTCACTGTAACTTTTTTAGCAAAATGATCCAGTTCAGAATTATGCTTCATGTCACTTAAGTCTTTAAGTTTGGAATAATTCCCCAATCTTTCCTGGACTTTGTAGCTTAAACACTTTTGCAGATTTCAGTCATTTTGTTGTGTCCCTCATTTGGGGGTTTCTGATGTCTCTTCACGATTAGGTGCTCTCTGGACGTGATGCTGTGTTCCTGCTTAATCCTATTAGATGTCAGAGGATTTCAATTTGTCCCATAACTAATGATGTTCGTTTGATCACTTGATGAGTTActctttgtaattaatattttgtgaGGAAGCACTTTGAGGCTATATAAATATCCTATTCCTCAccaacttttcaaaatatttgtttatttatatttggatgAACTCACATTTTCCTACTTTATTCAGAGGATATAGTTTGTTACTACCATTAACAATTTATTCTGATGCTCAAACTGCTCCCAGTTTGGCAAACAGGAAGCCATCAAAGTTGTCTTTTCTGGATTTTTGATATGTtccatcatttattgagcactttctccTCTTCTGGTACAATGAGATCTTCCAGGCTATCTTACACTTTCCTAAAGTACATTTGTACATATTCTAAAACTATGTTTCCAATAACTAGTACCTACTCAAAATGGGAatcataaaatgttctttttctcacCTTGAATCTCTTGGGCACACGAAATAAGGTACCTGAACCATATGATTTTCCACTAAAGTTATGAAGGGCAGATAACAAAAAggtataaaagaaaataagatgaaagagaaaaaattgtctTGGCAATTAGATTTTGTTTATAAGAACTTGGTTCCTGTTATTGGTAAATACCATCTGTCTGGGATAACCACTCAATTTAAGTAAGTGAAAGCACAGTCTCGAGAGATAGAGATCAAATCAGTAGGGAAAACAGCTCTTAAGGAGATTGTGGTTGTTAGCATTGTGGGCTGTTTATCCACGCGCAGTGCTGAGTCATTACGTAATCGTCATAAGGACAAATGCTTTGCACAGATAATTAGTATCTTGGTGGGGAGTTTGACTCAGGGAAataagaactggaaaaaaataaaactagcatGAAGTGAAAGATACAGAATACGTGCATGAGGAATAGG
The Camelus dromedarius isolate mCamDro1 chromosome 22, mCamDro1.pat, whole genome shotgun sequence DNA segment above includes these coding regions:
- the MTNR1A gene encoding melatonin receptor type 1A → MAGRPWGAPGGTSKGNGSALLNASQPAPGGGEGARPRPSGLACALALILVVTIVVDILGNLLVILAVCRNKKLRNAGNVFVVSLAIADLVVAVYPYPLVLTSILNNGWNLGYLHCQVSGFLMGLSVIGSIFNITGIAINRYCCICHSLRYDQLFSTRNALCCVLLIWMLTLVAVLPNVCVGTLQYDPRVYSCTFTQSVSSAYTITVVVFHFLLPIVIVSFCYLRIWVLVLQVRWRVRPDSKPRLKPQDFRNFITMFVVFVLFAICWAPLNFIGLVVASDPAMVPRIPEWLFVTSYYMAYFNSCLNAIIYGLLNQNFRQEYRRIIVSLCTAKMFFVDSSNNVADRIKCKPSPLVTNHNLIKVDPV